TACTATTTCGGTTACACAAATATCGTCACAACTTTCAACAGTATAACAAATATGAAATATTCCTGTTGAAGAAGCAATAACTGTAATGGTATCTGAAGTATAAGTTATGCTTAGATCGCCGGCAAATAAACAACCAGTATCAATACTCAATGTTAATGTTGTTCCTTCCGGCAATACGTCGTTTGCTAGAATGCCGTTTCCGCCGTTAACCGGTATGACCAGAGGGTTATTGGCAGAAGTGCCTTGCAGAAAAATTTGGTAAGTATCGGGATTGGTAATTGCCATGCAGTCTTGCGCACAATTTTGCCCACTCAGTGTATCTGTAACATGATAGCCGAGCGTGCACAGAATTTCCAATTCGGCATCCGTTATGGAACGCCTCATTTCACCTGTACTGATATAGGGGTGCATCACATAGTTTGCGGGATTTAAAAACAATGCCGCTATACAAGCAGTGTCTAAATGCGACAATTTATTTAAAAAAAGAAAAGTGGAATCATCATTCGAAAAATCAATATAGTCAGCTACATTTACCGGTGCTAATATAATATCGGCATCATTGCGAAATGCTAATTCGAGAGAACAGCCTTCTTCAAAATCTTCAGGCATATTATTAAAATCAGTCGAATTAAACGCATACTCACTGCAACATCCGCTTATAGGGGAAGAATATATAAGATAGGAACTATCGACAACAGAAAACAAAAACTTATCCCATCGACTGTAAAAACCGTTTTGGGAGTATCCTTGAGTCGTAATTAAGGAAGCAAAGCCCAAAATGTGTAATGCTTCGTGCAGGGCAACCGAATAGAGGTCGTAATGCAAAGAGTCTATGCCTAAATCAATTTGTAACGAGTCGTCGTCTGCTATGGTATGCCAAAGGGCGGTTTGGTGAATCTCCATCATCCCCAAATATCCGTCAGGGGGGGATATCGCAAAAACGTTGTTTAGCCGTTGCAAAATCCGGCTGTCTGCCATGCCGCATCCGGCTTCCCAAACGGGAGACCCCGTACCCAAAACTCCGCCGTCCAAAGATGCTTTTTCGACCAATATTTTTACCGTTGCCAGGGCAGGGTTTGCTATCGTATCCGACAAATCTTTAAACACCCGGCAAATCGTGGCTTCTTCGTCGCTCGTCCAAGCGCCCGTAAACGTCAGTTCAAAATGACCGCTTTGGCAAATCTCTTTATATGCACCGGAACCGTCGCCGGGATAAGGGAAATCGTCATCGGTATATTCATTGCCGAAACGATCAAAGTATTTGGCCGTTTGCCCACCTCCAAGCGGCTGTTTGACAATCACCCCGCAAAAATCAAGTTCAGTCAGAGGTTGTGTCATTAACACATTACCCCCCCCCCATATATATAGGGAAAGTGATACGAAGACAACCATGTACTTAAAGCTGGAAACAGGGAAAGATTTCTTTTCATTACGCATAAATTGGAGTTTAAATGCGGTTTAAAGAATGTTTTGTCAGTTTGTTTGTGTTCCCCAATGTGTTTTTTTATGATGATGCTGTAAAATAGTGAATTGTGTGATTACCTGTATCAACAAATTGAAAAAAAAATGTGCAGTGCTTACTTTTTTTCGAGAAAGTATCGTACTTTTAGCACAAGTGTTAACATCCAAACTGTTGTTACGCTAATTTGTTAGTATTATCCTGAAACTCCTTTTTTTAGCCTCTGCAAAACCTCAAAGCCCGTCTGCACTATCCCAAAGTACCTCTGTATTGACCCATTGTACCCCTGCAATCACCCTATGTACCCTTGATATAGGCTTATTTGCATCTGAAATAATTTGGTGTGCCTCTGCAAAGACCTAATGTGCCCATGTAATGACTCAATATACCCCTTCATTGGACTAATACACCTCTGCAATGGACTTATGAGCCTCTGCAAAGACTCAAAGTACCCCTGCAATGACGCAATGTGCATCTGCAATAACCATATATCAACCTGCATTAAACTTAGGCCAAGGGTATTTTTCGCCCAAAATCTTGTTTTTTTTTAATTATTACCGGGTAGGTTGGGTTTGTTTTTCGATGTCGGGCAAGTGTTTTTTGATCTTTGACTTTTGCTTTTGGTTGAATGTTAGACGGTATTTTTATGTTGGGTGTCTGTTTTTCAAACTACCTATTAGAATTTGGTCAGAATCAAATAGCTGATACAGAGGGGCAACCAAACTATTTATCTCTCCGGGTTGAATGTTATTCATACAAGTGCAACCCGGTCATCAAAAAAATATAACAGGTCAGTTTAAGTGAAATAAAAAAAGTTTTGAGGCGCAATCCGGAGATCTGAATAAGACTAATTGTTAGAAATAAATTGTCCGGCATTTAGTAGAGAAACCCAATCAAACCCGATTTGTCAATCTGATAGATTGTTCGGAACACATAAACCAATATTTTTCCTATTTTTAAACCATCATTGAGATACTGCCTCTATATCAAAAATTGAAACACCTTGATATGTTGAAAAACCTCCACTTTTTGGTAATTATTCTATTAACCGGTATCATTTCACAGTCATGCAATACACCCAAAAAAATGCTGCATACCGGTAATTATGTTGCTGCCATCAATAAATCGGTCAGCAAACTGAGAAAAGACAAGGACAACGATAAGATAGTGCTTATTCTGGAAGAGGCTTACGCAAAAGCCAATGAGAGTGATTTGCAAAGAATACTTTTTTTGAAAAAAGAAGGGAAACCCGACAATTGGTCGGAGGTCTATCTGATATATTCGAGATTATCTTCGAGACAAGACAAAGTAAAACCTTTGTTGCCGCTAAAGATAAAATCGGAAAACAGGCAGGCAAAATTTCCGGTTGAGGATTATACTGATGATATGATTGCAGCCAAACAAAAAGCAGCAGAATATCTTTATGCTTCTTCATTGAAAATGCTCGAATCAGGAAGCAAACAGCGTGCCCGTCAGGCATATCAGCAACTGACGGAGGTAAAACGGCTTTACCCAAACTATAAGGATGCAGATGAACAATTGAACCGCGCCAGATACATGGGTACAAATTTCGTATTGCTACAAAACAAAAACACTTCGGGCATTCCATTACCTCCTGAACTGGAGCGGCAGTTGGCCAATTTTGATACGCGGTTTTTAGATAAGGAATGGGTGGTTTACCATCTTTCTCCTGCACCAAATATTGATTATGACTATGATATTATTGTCAATCTGCAAGCTATCAATATCAGCCCGGAATCGTACAGAGAAAAACAGTTTGACCGCGAGCGGGAAATTGTTGACGGATGGGTTTATGCACAGGATGTTAAGGGAAACTATATATTGGACAGCCTCGGCAATAAAATCAAAACAGATAAGTACGTGCGCATTTCCTGCCGCGTTACACAGGTAAGCCTCCGAAAAGAAGCGCAGTTGTTGGGGAGCGTTGACTATTTTAACAGGCAAACCAAACAGAGGTTGGTCAGTGTGCCGGTAAATGCCAGTGGAATTTTTGACCACTCATTTGCCGTCATTCAAGGCGACCCCAAAGCTTTGGACAAAGACAAAGACCGGGACCTGATCAGATTGAGCGAGTTCCCGCCTATGGGATTTCCTTCCAATTTTGAATTGATTATGCAGTCATCCAACGGATTGAATGAGGCAATTGCAGGAGCGATGCGGTCGAACCGAACTTTGGTGGAGCGATAGGACTTGCATTTGCAGATTCCAAATAATTAAAGCTTACCCCAGATAATTGGCCAGACTGATGATTTCGGCAAAAACCCCTGCTGCCGTAACTTCTGCCCCGGCACCGGGGCCTTTGACCACCAAAGGCCGCGATAAATAGCGGGCAGTGGTAAAAACAATCATGTTGTCAGAACCCGAGAGTTGGTAAAAAGGGTTGTCGGCGGATACTGCCTGCAAAGAAACGCTTGTTTGTTCTTTGTCAATGATGGCGATAAAACGCAGTCTCTTGCCCTCGTCATTTGCCTTTTGTTGCATGGTTGCAAATTGAGGGTTGCTGAGTTCGAGCGCTAAATAAAAATCATCTACCGTTTTGGCTTTAATACAGGGTTCGGGTAAGATGTTTTCAATCAGAATATCCTCAATTTCGAGTACGTGTCCGATTTCGCGAGACAAAATCAACACCTTTCTTGCCATGTCTTTACCGCTCAGGTCGTCTCTTGGGTCAGGCTCGGTAAAACCTAATTCCTGTGCCTGTTTTACAATATTGCTGAAAGAGGTCTGAGGGGTGAAGTTGTTAAAGATAAAAGAAAGTGAACCCGATAAGACCGCCTCAATTTTTAACACTTCATCCCCGCTTTTGAGCAGGTCGGTCAGCGTAGAGATGATAGGGAGTCCGGCTCCAACATTCGTTTCGTATCGGAATTTACCACCTCTTTTTAAAGATAAACGCCGATAATCAAGATAGTCAGCATAGCTTCCCGAATTGGCAATTTTGTTGGGAGTAACGACAGAGATATTAGCCGACAGGATTTGGCGATAATAAGTAACCGGCAGAGGATTGGCCGTGCAATCTACAAAAATGCTGTTGGGCAGGTTGAGTTGCAACATTCCCGCTACAAACCCGGACAGATCCGTGTTTTCACTGCTCGCTTCCATCTGAATTCTCCATTTTGAGAGATCTATTCCTTCCGGGTCAAACAGCATCTTGCGGGAATTGGCTATTCCAATTAGTTTTACTTCTACCTGTTGGTGATGCAGCAAATAGTCCTTCTGCCTTAGAATCTGTTCGAGCAAAGTAGCTCCAATCAGACCGGTACCGACTAAAAATAAATGTAGTGAGATTGTATCCGAAAGAAAAAATGCCTCATGCAAGGCATTGAGTGCTTTACCGACATCCGTTTTCGGAATAACAGTTGAGATGTTTAATTCCGAAGATCCCTGAGCAATAGCCCTTATATTGATTCCATTTATTCCCAAAGCCCTGAACATTCGCCCTGAAACTCCAACGGAATTTCTCATGTTTGCGCCAATGACTGCCACCACAGATAGCCCGGTTTCAATCAAAGGTTCTTCGACTAAATGGCTGCGCATTTCGAGGGCAAACTCCTGAGCAATGGACTGATATGCGCGTTCGGTATCCTGAGGTTTGATGGCAAATGAAATAGAATGTTCCGAAGAGGCCTGTGTAATGAGAATAATATTGACCCGATGTTTTGCCAGTGCACTAAATAACCGGCCGGCTATTCCTGTAACTCCAATCAATCCGCTGCCCTGCAAACTGACTAATGCTATTTCTGCGATAGAAGTGATTCCTTTCACGGGATGCTCATCAGGAACTGATTGAGCAGTGATCAAGGTGCCTTCAAATTCCGGATGAAAAGTATTTCTGATTCGCAAAGGAATCTTCCGGTCTAATGCCGGTTGAATGGTGGGAGGATGTATGACTTTAGCTCCAAAATGAGACATTTCCATCGCCTCTTCATAAGTCATTCTTGTCAAAGAAAAAGCCTTTTTAACCTTTCTGGGGTCGGCGGTCATCACCCCATCCACATCCGTCCATATCTCAATTTCATCTGCATGAACCGCTGCACCCACTATAGCGGCTGTATAATCTGACCCACCCCGTCCTAAAGTAGTTACTACGTTATGCCGGTTTGAAGCAATAAATCCGCCCATGATATAAATGCAGGGGGTCTCTGTGGTAGCTTCTATTAAATTAGCATTGGTCTGTTCAAAATTGACTGCTGCCGAACCAAACTCACTATCGGTTTTAATGAGCTGTTTTGAATCCAGATGCTTTACCTTTTTCCCCTCTAAAGATTGAATCAGATATTCGGCAATGATAAAAGAGGACATAGTTTCACCATAACTCATCACTGTATCTAATACCCGGGGAGATAATTCTTTAATCAGTGAAACACCGTATAACAGGTTTTCGAGGTTTCGGGTTTGTTCTTTCAAATACGGCTGAATACGGCTGAACACCAAAGGTTGTAACAGTTGTTCTGCTGTTTTACGATGCCGGTAGTAAATCTCGTCTAACTGATCGCGGTAGGATTCATCGCCTTCTTTTGCTTTTTGTGCCGTATCAATCAGTGCATCAGTAACACCTCCTAAAGCAGAAACCACAATGATCGCTTTGTCGCACTCCTGAGCTGTTTTGTTCACAATTTTACCAACTTCTTCAATACTTGCAGCAGTTCCAACAGATGTGCCGCCAAATTTCAACACCTTTATCATGTTCAAATTTTTCTGACTTTTTGTCTATTCTAAAAAAATGACCGCAAAGGTAGTAGAAAATTTGCTTTTCTGTCCTGAGTTTTCAGGATACCTGTACACCATTCAGACAGCAAATAAAGATGATTGCAGAATTTTGTTGTTTTCGCTCCCTGTTCTGAAAAACAGAAGGAGTTGATCTATACAAAAATGTCACAACCTGAAGGAACGTTATACATTCTTTGCTGTTTAATTCATCTGTAAAACACCGACCTGCCCTACCCCACTCCCTGCATACCATAACACCGTAATTTCAGAAGTTCCCTGCCCACTGATTATATTCCCTCCACTGACAGACCAAAAATATTGAGCACCTGTGGAAGGACTGACAGAATAGGTTTGGGTATTGCCGCCACAAGCAGTATTGTTTCCGCTGAGAATGGGTGGAGAAGTGCATCTGAAGCCTGTAAAAATAATAAGGTATTGATTTTCGCCGGTTTTTACAACGGCCGGGTCTCCTCCTTTAAGATTAGTGTGAATGTATCCGTTCCAGCTATCCCCCCCATTGGTTGACGAAGACCACCAAAGAGTGCCACCACTACCATAAAAACGAAGTTCTCCGGGAAGACTGATTAGATTTCCTGTCCAGTTGTGCTGTGTATCAGAAGGGATATCTTCAAGTTGGGTAAAATTTAATCCATCTTCTGAAACAGCACGATGCGCCCCGTCCTGAGGTGCGCCTGCCGGACTTGAATAATACCAAAGCCCGTTATGTCGGACCACTGCGGGATCAATAGAGGGTTGTCCCGGATATTGAAACCTGATACCGGGTTCAAAGGTATAAGTCCATCCTCCGTCTGTTGAAATAGCTGAATAGGTATGTACAGTTTCATTGAGCGGGCCGGTGCCGTTTCCGCTCGACGAAAAGTACATTCGTATATTGCCGTTTTCGGTCAGAGCAAGAGTCGGGTCAAACGGGCGTTGGTAGTTGGATGGCAAATCGGGAAACTGTGCAGCAACCGGATACGTCCAGTTTATTCCATGATCGGAAGAAGTGCTAATGGCAACTTTATCCCAAAAAGGCGAACCAATAGGGGCAGGAAACCACTGAAAAGCCGCAATCAAATCTCCGTTTGGTTTTTGAATTACACTGACAACCCCTGCCGAATCGACAAACAACCGGCAGTTGTTAAAACTGGTTCCGTCTGCACTTTCACAAATTACCAAATCACCATTCCATGGACCATTCCCGCTTCCACCCCCACCGGTAACATTTAGGATAAAAATATTGCTTGTTTGACCGTTATGGGTTGCGGTAATCTGGGTTGTTCCTGCAGAAAGTGCTTTAACAGCACCATTGGGTAGTATTGTAGCAACCAATGGATTGCTCGATTGCCATAGAGCAAAACTTGTCAGATTGCGAATTGCACCATCTGAAAAAGTACCGTTGGCCGAAAACCTGACAGTATCGTTTATGGCTGCGGAACCGGTAAAAGAAAGCGGCGTGATATTCAGAGCGGTCATAACCTCAGAACAAACAGAAGCGGGGATTATAGTTTCATATACCATCATGAACTGACCTGCCGAAGTACGGACAACTGTTGGTGTTGCCACTTTTACGCTTTCCAGGGAAGAGGGAACAGATAACTGAAGCCGCAACCCGCTTTCCAGTAACCAGGAAGTCCCTGCATTGCTGGAATGTAAAGAAACGATAGCGTCTCCAGTTACCCCGGCGTTGCCAAAAGCATACATTTTATACACTCCGCCTCCTATTTCGGTAATATCGGCAACGACATAGCAATCTGGAGGAATGGCTGAAACCGCAGAGCAAAAGGTTCCGAGATTGTCAAAAAAGGGCATTCCATTGGTGGAAATACCTTTTTGGGTATTGTTTAGAGTTAGGTTACCGGTGTAAATTTGCCAATTGCCGGTGTCAAATCTGAAGTTTTCGGGGTCAAACAGGGTTTGCCCACTCACCGAAAACGCCAGCCCTTCGTATTGATAAGTAAATCCACCATCTGTTGATCTGAAAGTATGCACTTGTAAATCGCCCGATACCGACATCATTGCCAACATATTCATGCTACCATCGGGCAATACGGTCAAATTGGGATCTACCGGCAAATTTGCACCTACAGGCAGTCCGGTAAAGGATACATTTTTATAAGCCCAGGTCGCTCCGTTGTTTAACGAAATTGCCATTTTGATTTGATTGATATTTTGAGTACTACCGCCAATAACCTGACAGCCTGCCATAAAATAGACCAATACCCTGCCGTTTGAAAGTACAATGGCATCAGCCACGCTTGCACGGTCGCTCAACACCATATTGATCTTTGTCCAGTTCATTGCATTATTCGAGGTGGCAATCATCAGACGGTTGTTGCCTATGCCCCCCGCTCCCGAACAGATACAGGGCATAAAATCACTGTTCAGAGTTTGAGCTTCAACAGGTGTCGGATATAGTACTGATGAAATTAAGAACGATAGGAAAATGGTTAGTTTTAGGAGGTACATATATCAGAGATTAAGCAAGGTGAACTTATCTTATAAAGAAAAGAGCAGGTCATTCGCAGTAATTGCTTTGCCAGAATATCAGCAAAAATAAAAGCCTGAATGACCTGCCTGAAATGTTTAAAATAGCCGAATGACAAACTTAGTGTTTTATTCAGGTTTTACACAGCCCTTCCCATGATATGTTTGCATACCTGCTTTTAGCGCGTCGGTTGTCTGAATTCGATTTAGCCAAACCTGACTGAGCGCACCGACAGAAGTGCCCTGTAATGGCAAGCCCAACATGCTTCTCCATGCATTTGCTCCCGAATTTTGCACGGTAACCTGACTGTCAATTTCTTCTCGTTCCGGAACAACACGGCTCATATAGATCGCCGACCATTCTTTACTGACCGGCACCTGGATGGTTTTGTTTTCATTGCCTTCACCGGTTGCAAAATCAGCATAATCTGCCATGTCTGCTACTGCCATTGGAGTATTGTATTCGCGGTAATCGTATTTTTTGTTGGCGGTAAACAGGTTGTTGTTCAAAGTTATACTTTTGCATTTCTTAATATTATCCAATCCGCCATAGTCATTGAAAGCAAATACATTGTTTTCGGCAATGAGGACGATGCGCTCATCCACTTTCAGAGAATTACCCCCATGATTAGAAGCGGCTTCATCGTATTTTGAGCAAAATAATACAGTATTGTTTCGGATATTGTATTCCGGTTGCCCGTCAGCCGATTGCCAGGAGGTTTTTGCATTTATTCCGTCTCCGGTATTGTTGACTATCAGGTTGTTTTCAATCAAAACTTTGCCATTTTTACCCACTTGTACATCTATCACTCCTTGCGAAGCCGCAATATTCATGAGTGCACAATTACGGATAACAACGTTGGCATTGCTGCCCATGTCCACTTCTATACCCGGTGAATCAGGTGTGGGGTTAAACCCTTGCTGAGGTGATGCTTTACGTTTGATATAGCCTTCATTTGAGCCTTCGAGGTAAAAATTGCGCGAACCATTGTCAATAATCAATCCATCTATCAACACCTGACCGCTATAGTCTTTATGAGATTTGCTACATTGTAAGGACAATCGGGAAGTGGTCTCACTTTTCATATATCCGTTAACTCCGCTCAACACAGTTTTGTGATTTCCCCATGGATCGCGTTTCGTAAAATCCTGATTGTACCCCCCAATAATGCTGACAGGAACGGTAATAATATCGCTGCTCATATCGGCTTTGCCTTTGTAAATACCTTCAGCTATATAAATTACATCACCAGGTTTGAGTTGCAAAGCAATAGCCGCAATTTCTTTGGCCGGTTTTTCTATCGTACCTTCTTTTCCGCTTCCAATGGCAATATTGATATACCATTCACGTCCTGAATTAGTGTTTTCATTGGTTGCCTCTTTGTTTGCTGCAGTTGACGAACTGCCGGTTTTAGCTGAAGAGGAAGTAGTTTGTTTTACTTCGTTTCCGGTTTTTTGCACTTCTTTTTTAAGACTTTTAAATTCGTTCAATGCTTTATTAAATTGGGCATAGCTGAATGGTGTAGTCAGGAAAGAAACCAAGGCGATAAAGAACATCTGTTTCATAAAGGTTTTCATAAAGTTGATTTGTTTTGGTTTTAAAAATTTGTTTGAATAATGAAACAAAACTACCGGCTGCTTTTTCTTAAAACCAACCAACTTTACATACTTTTTTAGTATCCCGTTTCAAACTTTTATGTTCTGGAAATATCTACTCTTTGTTACAACTGCTATATTTGTATTCCCTGAAGTAAAACCGGAAACATCCACCTAAAGGACTTACATTCTCTTAAAACAAAAAATCTGAATAAAAAATCTTTCAAAAATGTTTGATTTTTACGCTTACGACTTAGGTCATCTTATTGCTAAGATAAAAATAAGGATTAGTAAATGCCCTTGAAATATTTGAAATTATTCTTTGTTTTTTAGTATCCCGATGAAAAAAGCTAACGAATTATTTGACTTGATAAAATCGTTGACTACCAATGAGAAACGGTATTTTAATCTCTATGCCAATTTGCAGGAGGGTGCTAAAAACTATTTAGAATTGTTTGATGCCTTAGAACAGCAAACTATTTACAATGAATCAAAGATTTTGGAACAATATCAAGATGCTC
This is a stretch of genomic DNA from Sphingobacteriales bacterium. It encodes these proteins:
- a CDS encoding Ig-like domain-containing protein → MYLLKLTIFLSFLISSVLYPTPVEAQTLNSDFMPCICSGAGGIGNNRLMIATSNNAMNWTKINMVLSDRASVADAIVLSNGRVLVYFMAGCQVIGGSTQNINQIKMAISLNNGATWAYKNVSFTGLPVGANLPVDPNLTVLPDGSMNMLAMMSVSGDLQVHTFRSTDGGFTYQYEGLAFSVSGQTLFDPENFRFDTGNWQIYTGNLTLNNTQKGISTNGMPFFDNLGTFCSAVSAIPPDCYVVADITEIGGGVYKMYAFGNAGVTGDAIVSLHSSNAGTSWLLESGLRLQLSVPSSLESVKVATPTVVRTSAGQFMMVYETIIPASVCSEVMTALNITPLSFTGSAAINDTVRFSANGTFSDGAIRNLTSFALWQSSNPLVATILPNGAVKALSAGTTQITATHNGQTSNIFILNVTGGGGSGNGPWNGDLVICESADGTSFNNCRLFVDSAGVVSVIQKPNGDLIAAFQWFPAPIGSPFWDKVAISTSSDHGINWTYPVAAQFPDLPSNYQRPFDPTLALTENGNIRMYFSSSGNGTGPLNETVHTYSAISTDGGWTYTFEPGIRFQYPGQPSIDPAVVRHNGLWYYSSPAGAPQDGAHRAVSEDGLNFTQLEDIPSDTQHNWTGNLISLPGELRFYGSGGTLWWSSSTNGGDSWNGYIHTNLKGGDPAVVKTGENQYLIIFTGFRCTSPPILSGNNTACGGNTQTYSVSPSTGAQYFWSVSGGNIISGQGTSEITVLWYAGSGVGQVGVLQMN
- the thrA gene encoding bifunctional aspartate kinase/homoserine dehydrogenase I; the protein is MKVLKFGGTSVGTAASIEEVGKIVNKTAQECDKAIIVVSALGGVTDALIDTAQKAKEGDESYRDQLDEIYYRHRKTAEQLLQPLVFSRIQPYLKEQTRNLENLLYGVSLIKELSPRVLDTVMSYGETMSSFIIAEYLIQSLEGKKVKHLDSKQLIKTDSEFGSAAVNFEQTNANLIEATTETPCIYIMGGFIASNRHNVVTTLGRGGSDYTAAIVGAAVHADEIEIWTDVDGVMTADPRKVKKAFSLTRMTYEEAMEMSHFGAKVIHPPTIQPALDRKIPLRIRNTFHPEFEGTLITAQSVPDEHPVKGITSIAEIALVSLQGSGLIGVTGIAGRLFSALAKHRVNIILITQASSEHSISFAIKPQDTERAYQSIAQEFALEMRSHLVEEPLIETGLSVVAVIGANMRNSVGVSGRMFRALGINGINIRAIAQGSSELNISTVIPKTDVGKALNALHEAFFLSDTISLHLFLVGTGLIGATLLEQILRQKDYLLHHQQVEVKLIGIANSRKMLFDPEGIDLSKWRIQMEASSENTDLSGFVAGMLQLNLPNSIFVDCTANPLPVTYYRQILSANISVVTPNKIANSGSYADYLDYRRLSLKRGGKFRYETNVGAGLPIISTLTDLLKSGDEVLKIEAVLSGSLSFIFNNFTPQTSFSNIVKQAQELGFTEPDPRDDLSGKDMARKVLILSREIGHVLEIEDILIENILPEPCIKAKTVDDFYLALELSNPQFATMQQKANDEGKRLRFIAIIDKEQTSVSLQAVSADNPFYQLSGSDNMIVFTTARYLSRPLVVKGPGAGAEVTAAGVFAEIISLANYLG
- a CDS encoding right-handed parallel beta-helix repeat-containing protein; this encodes MKTFMKQMFFIALVSFLTTPFSYAQFNKALNEFKSLKKEVQKTGNEVKQTTSSSAKTGSSSTAANKEATNENTNSGREWYINIAIGSGKEGTIEKPAKEIAAIALQLKPGDVIYIAEGIYKGKADMSSDIITVPVSIIGGYNQDFTKRDPWGNHKTVLSGVNGYMKSETTSRLSLQCSKSHKDYSGQVLIDGLIIDNGSRNFYLEGSNEGYIKRKASPQQGFNPTPDSPGIEVDMGSNANVVIRNCALMNIAASQGVIDVQVGKNGKVLIENNLIVNNTGDGINAKTSWQSADGQPEYNIRNNTVLFCSKYDEAASNHGGNSLKVDERIVLIAENNVFAFNDYGGLDNIKKCKSITLNNNLFTANKKYDYREYNTPMAVADMADYADFATGEGNENKTIQVPVSKEWSAIYMSRVVPEREEIDSQVTVQNSGANAWRSMLGLPLQGTSVGALSQVWLNRIQTTDALKAGMQTYHGKGCVKPE